One genomic window of Ruminococcus gauvreauii includes the following:
- a CDS encoding MFS transporter: MKRDMIKVGFGKKHFANEDDEYAEVSWKEKLSFCFGDPALTIVYTLTTTLLIYYYTNVIGISAGIVGIIMLISRIFDGFSDFIMGMIIDRTHSEYGKARIWILRLAIPYAVMAVLLFTVPPVGVTGQTIYIFLTYNLMNTVIYTGISQPFHTLGSNMTRNRNERETICNIRMALSITGSMIITALTLPLINKVAALTGNEQMAWILVTAAYALLSVLILFNTFSSTRERVRISEKAEDKISAGKALKLLVKNRYFLISLGLMLFYTVYQIIIGTDLTYYCQYILGNVDLVMPISLAEKIPMVIVILCLPVLLPRFGKRNLIVGGCILGIIGQIIFIGNYTSVPLAIITAAMRGVGMSFFYGVSFSLPSDAIEYGQWKLGARVEGLMFASMSVGQKFGSGITSAVLGMYFAKAGYDGTMAVQNAAANAAISNAYLYVPIAVWVIMLVIACFYGLDKNYNRMMSELAEREAQGRI, encoded by the coding sequence ATGAAGAGAGATATGATAAAAGTGGGTTTTGGAAAAAAACACTTTGCAAATGAGGATGATGAATACGCAGAGGTGTCCTGGAAAGAAAAACTTTCTTTCTGTTTTGGGGACCCTGCATTAACGATAGTATACACGTTGACTACAACGTTATTGATTTATTATTATACAAATGTCATTGGGATTTCTGCGGGGATTGTCGGTATTATCATGCTGATATCGCGTATCTTTGATGGCTTTTCGGATTTTATCATGGGTATGATCATCGACCGTACGCATTCTGAATATGGGAAAGCCAGGATCTGGATTCTCAGGCTTGCTATTCCGTATGCGGTGATGGCGGTTCTGCTGTTTACTGTGCCGCCGGTGGGAGTTACCGGTCAGACGATCTATATTTTTCTGACGTATAACCTGATGAACACCGTGATATACACGGGAATCAGCCAGCCGTTCCATACGCTCGGCTCCAACATGACCAGAAACCGGAATGAACGCGAGACCATCTGCAACATCCGTATGGCACTGTCCATTACGGGAAGTATGATCATCACGGCATTGACGCTGCCGCTGATCAACAAAGTGGCTGCTCTGACCGGGAATGAACAGATGGCATGGATTCTGGTGACGGCAGCTTATGCATTGTTATCTGTGTTGATCCTGTTTAATACATTTTCGAGCACGCGTGAGCGTGTACGCATTTCTGAAAAGGCGGAAGATAAGATATCTGCGGGCAAGGCGCTGAAGCTTCTGGTTAAGAACCGCTATTTCCTGATTTCACTGGGACTGATGCTGTTCTACACGGTTTATCAGATCATAATAGGAACGGATCTGACCTATTACTGCCAGTATATTCTGGGGAATGTTGATCTGGTGATGCCGATTTCGCTTGCAGAAAAGATTCCGATGGTTATCGTGATCCTGTGTCTGCCGGTCCTGCTTCCGCGATTTGGAAAGAGAAATCTGATCGTCGGGGGCTGTATCCTGGGTATTATCGGACAGATTATCTTTATCGGAAATTATACAAGTGTGCCGCTTGCTATTATCACTGCGGCAATGCGCGGAGTTGGGATGTCGTTCTTTTACGGCGTGAGCTTTTCGCTGCCGAGTGACGCGATCGAATACGGTCAATGGAAACTGGGAGCCAGGGTGGAAGGTCTTATGTTTGCATCTATGTCTGTGGGTCAGAAGTTTGGCTCGGGAATTACGAGTGCCGTGCTCGGCATGTATTTTGCGAAAGCGGGGTATGATGGGACAATGGCAGTGCAGAATGCCGCAGCCAATGCGGCAATATCGAATGCTTATCTGTATGTGCCGATCGCCGTTTGGGTGATTATGCTGGTGATCGCATGTTTTTACGGCCTCGATAAGAATTATAACCGCATGATGAGTGAACTCGCAGAGCGGGAGGCTCAGGGGAGGATTTAA
- a CDS encoding type II glyceraldehyde-3-phosphate dehydrogenase produces MGKVKVGVAGYGTIGQRLADGVALQGDMELVGVADFAPTLAVRALKEKGMPYDLYLVDGADKAAFDKYNIPVAGSFNDLVDKVDIMLDSSPAGVGAKNKEIYAAKGVKAIFQGGEKNDVADVFFHGYANFEKGVNKDYLKLTSCNTTGLIRTVDCLDRAYGIEKVAITIVRRVADPGDYNRGLTNALQVEKAPTHQAVDLMTIMPHVDATGILVHTPVTHGHFITVVATGKEKITKEMALEAFEKHPRIRVVTLEEGFMGNASFFKYARDLGHTRGDMYEIGLWADSIVETGNDIMFGIHIPQESVTIPETMDGIRAACGMQMTREEGTAETNKYLNIGAFKNL; encoded by the coding sequence ATGGGAAAAGTTAAAGTTGGAGTAGCAGGTTATGGTACCATCGGACAGCGTCTCGCTGACGGTGTTGCACTTCAGGGCGATATGGAGCTGGTAGGTGTTGCGGATTTTGCGCCGACATTAGCTGTACGGGCACTGAAAGAAAAAGGCATGCCTTATGATTTATATCTGGTTGATGGTGCTGACAAAGCAGCTTTCGACAAATATAATATCCCGGTAGCCGGAAGCTTTAATGATTTGGTAGACAAAGTAGATATTATGCTTGACTCTTCACCGGCAGGTGTAGGAGCAAAAAACAAAGAAATCTATGCTGCAAAAGGTGTAAAAGCTATTTTCCAGGGCGGCGAGAAAAATGACGTTGCTGACGTTTTCTTCCATGGTTATGCTAACTTTGAAAAAGGTGTTAATAAAGATTACCTGAAACTGACATCCTGTAATACAACTGGTCTGATCCGTACTGTAGACTGTCTGGACCGTGCATACGGCATTGAAAAAGTTGCGATCACTATCGTACGCCGTGTTGCTGACCCGGGCGATTACAACCGCGGACTGACAAATGCACTTCAGGTAGAGAAAGCTCCTACTCATCAGGCAGTTGACCTTATGACGATCATGCCGCATGTTGATGCGACAGGTATCCTCGTACATACACCGGTAACACACGGACACTTCATTACTGTAGTAGCAACAGGAAAAGAAAAGATCACAAAAGAAATGGCTCTGGAAGCATTCGAGAAACATCCTCGTATCCGTGTCGTAACACTGGAAGAAGGCTTTATGGGCAACGCATCCTTCTTCAAATATGCGCGTGATCTCGGACACACAAGAGGCGATATGTACGAAATCGGTCTGTGGGCTGACAGTATCGTAGAGACTGGAAACGATATCATGTTCGGAATTCATATCCCACAGGAATCCGTAACGATTCCGGAGACAATGGATGGTATCCGTGCAGCTTGCGGAATGCAGATGACACGCGAAGAAGGTACCGCAGAAACAAACAAATACCTGAACATCGGTGCTTTTAAAAACCTTTAA
- a CDS encoding phosphoglycerate kinase: MRFGIKTLDEYDLKGKTVLCRVDMNQPVDKATNTLKSINRIQACVPTIKEMVDKGAKVVLMAHQGSDIEYKNFYTTEPHAKVLTELLGQQVKFIDDVCGPAARKAIADLQEGEILLLDNVRFVSEEQTLFELKLNLSHEEQAQTLMVRKLAPLGDLYVCDAFAAAHRDQPSLCGFEQVMPSAMGRLFEEEYCAVSQVMETPERPCVFVLGGAKISDAFMMMETVLSRGIADKVLTGGLVANILLAAAGEEIGKGSMDFIVKSNYADWIEKAKPLYEQYKDKIVLPCDLAYVEGGERKEAGVGSIPAHAGLVDIGHKASDEYQKIILGAKTVCVNGPMGIFEEEITEYGTKMVWEALAKTEGYTLIGGGDSVTATEKYDLKDQMSYICTAGGALIRFLSGEELPVVKALRHAAKTFA; encoded by the coding sequence ATGCGTTTCGGAATAAAAACATTAGATGAATATGATTTAAAAGGAAAAACAGTGCTCTGCCGTGTAGATATGAACCAGCCGGTCGATAAAGCGACCAATACGCTGAAGAGTATCAACCGTATTCAGGCCTGTGTTCCTACTATTAAAGAGATGGTGGACAAGGGTGCGAAAGTCGTACTGATGGCCCATCAGGGAAGTGATATCGAGTATAAAAACTTTTATACCACGGAACCTCATGCAAAGGTTTTGACCGAACTTTTAGGTCAGCAGGTCAAATTTATTGATGACGTATGCGGACCGGCTGCCCGCAAAGCAATTGCCGATTTGCAGGAAGGGGAGATCCTTCTGCTGGACAACGTCCGTTTTGTATCGGAAGAGCAGACGTTGTTTGAATTGAAACTGAATCTGTCCCATGAGGAGCAGGCGCAGACCCTTATGGTGCGCAAGCTTGCCCCTCTGGGTGATCTTTATGTGTGCGATGCGTTTGCCGCCGCACACCGTGATCAGCCGTCGCTGTGCGGTTTTGAACAGGTAATGCCATCAGCAATGGGAAGGCTGTTCGAGGAAGAATACTGCGCGGTTTCCCAGGTCATGGAAACTCCGGAGCGCCCATGCGTGTTTGTGCTGGGCGGTGCTAAGATTTCAGACGCTTTTATGATGATGGAGACTGTTCTCAGCCGCGGTATTGCAGACAAAGTGCTGACAGGCGGACTCGTGGCGAATATCCTGCTGGCAGCGGCAGGTGAAGAAATCGGTAAAGGCAGTATGGACTTTATCGTGAAGTCCAACTACGCAGACTGGATCGAGAAAGCAAAACCTCTTTATGAACAGTATAAAGATAAGATTGTGCTTCCGTGTGATCTCGCTTACGTAGAAGGCGGAGAAAGAAAAGAAGCAGGTGTTGGTTCGATACCGGCCCATGCAGGGCTTGTGGATATCGGGCACAAAGCATCCGATGAATATCAGAAGATTATTCTTGGTGCGAAGACCGTATGCGTAAACGGACCAATGGGGATCTTTGAAGAAGAGATCACCGAGTACGGTACGAAGATGGTTTGGGAAGCTCTGGCAAAAACAGAGGGATATACTCTGATCGGCGGCGGCGACAGTGTGACCGCTACGGAAAAATATGATCTGAAAGATCAGATGTCCTATATCTGTACGGCGGGAGGCGCGCTCATCAGATTCCTTTCGGGAGAAGAACTTCCGGTTGTAAAGGCGCTGCGCCATGCTGCAAAAACGTTTGCTTAG
- a CDS encoding nickel-dependent lactate racemase family protein encodes MKLEFGFGTTVQTVELPDENVMDVLHANQVEHELMGEEEVRRALSQPVGAPLLSEVVKPGEKIAIVTSDITRPMPTYVVMPPLLDALYDAGIKKEDITLVFALGSHRMHTPEEMKKLAGERAYEEITCMDGDASDCVHMGTTSHGTPVDVVRVVAEADRRICLGNIEYHYFAGYSGGAKAIMPGVSTRDAIQSNHSQMVKPEACAGRLEGNPVREDIEEAGQICGIDYIVNVVLDEHKKVIMAAAGDAVKAHREACRFLDRIYRKEIPERADIVLVSQGGAPKDLNLYQTQKALDNAKHAVKKGGIIILIGSCKEGLGEHVFEEWMTKSPSAESMIPRIQEDFQLGGHKAAAIAMVLENAEIYLVSDLEDDFVRGIFLEPKASAQEALDCAFEKLGKDAKVLAMPYGGSTLPFAAE; translated from the coding sequence ATGAAATTAGAATTTGGTTTTGGAACTACGGTTCAGACAGTGGAGCTTCCGGACGAAAACGTCATGGATGTGCTGCACGCAAACCAGGTTGAACATGAACTGATGGGTGAAGAGGAAGTGCGTCGGGCACTTTCTCAGCCTGTTGGCGCACCACTTCTTTCTGAGGTGGTAAAACCGGGTGAGAAAATTGCAATCGTTACCAGTGATATCACTCGACCGATGCCTACGTATGTTGTGATGCCTCCGCTTCTGGATGCATTGTATGATGCGGGGATTAAAAAAGAGGATATTACGCTGGTATTTGCGCTTGGAAGCCACAGAATGCATACTCCGGAGGAGATGAAGAAGCTGGCTGGAGAGCGTGCATATGAAGAAATCACCTGTATGGACGGTGATGCTTCGGACTGCGTACATATGGGTACTACTTCACATGGAACTCCGGTCGATGTCGTGCGTGTTGTTGCGGAGGCGGACAGGAGAATCTGCCTGGGCAATATCGAATACCATTACTTTGCCGGATACAGCGGGGGAGCCAAGGCCATCATGCCGGGCGTATCCACTCGGGACGCGATTCAGTCCAATCACAGTCAGATGGTGAAACCGGAAGCATGTGCCGGAAGGCTGGAGGGCAATCCGGTTCGTGAAGATATAGAGGAGGCCGGACAGATCTGCGGTATTGATTATATCGTGAATGTTGTACTGGACGAACATAAAAAAGTGATTATGGCTGCTGCCGGCGATGCTGTGAAAGCACACAGAGAAGCCTGCAGGTTCCTGGACAGGATCTACAGAAAAGAGATTCCCGAGAGGGCTGATATCGTGCTGGTGTCACAGGGCGGAGCTCCGAAGGATCTGAATCTGTATCAGACACAGAAAGCGCTGGATAATGCAAAACATGCCGTCAAAAAGGGCGGAATTATTATATTGATCGGATCCTGTAAAGAGGGGCTTGGTGAGCATGTATTTGAGGAGTGGATGACAAAGTCACCATCAGCCGAGTCCATGATCCCACGGATCCAGGAGGACTTCCAGCTGGGAGGACACAAGGCCGCTGCGATTGCCATGGTATTGGAAAATGCAGAGATTTATCTTGTATCTGATCTGGAAGATGATTTTGTGCGCGGGATTTTCCTGGAGCCGAAAGCATCCGCACAGGAAGCGCTGGACTGTGCCTTCGAAAAGCTTGGAAAAGATGCCAAAGTACTGGCAATGCCGTACGGAGGATCCACACTCCCTTTTGCAGCGGAGTAG
- a CDS encoding NAD(P)-dependent malic enzyme codes for MDYAKESLRLHDEWKGKIEVVSRVPVATKDDLSLAYTPGVAQPCLEIQKDVDKSYDYTRRHNMCLVVTDGTAVLGLGDIGPEAGMPVMEGKCVLFKAFGDVDAFPLCVKSKDVDEIVNTIYMISGSFGGVNLEDIAAPRCFEIEKKLKEKCDIPIFHDDQHGTAVITLAGVKNALKLVGKKIDEIKVVVNGAGAAAISITKLLLSAGVKHAVLCDRKGAIYEGRAEGMNPVKEEMAKITNAEKKAGTLAEMLVGADLFIGVSAPGMVTTDMVKTMNKDAIIFACANPTPEIFPDDAKAGGARVIATGRSDFPNQCNNVLAFPGIFRGTFDVRARDINDEMKIAAADAIAGLISDEELNEEYILPAPFDPRVGKAVAAAVAEAARKSGVARI; via the coding sequence ATGGATTATGCAAAAGAGTCCCTGAGACTTCATGATGAGTGGAAGGGAAAAATTGAAGTGGTTTCAAGAGTACCGGTAGCTACCAAAGACGATCTGTCTCTGGCATACACACCGGGTGTTGCACAGCCGTGTCTGGAAATCCAGAAGGATGTGGATAAGAGCTACGACTACACAAGACGTCATAATATGTGCCTTGTTGTAACTGACGGTACAGCCGTTCTGGGACTGGGAGATATCGGACCGGAAGCAGGTATGCCGGTTATGGAAGGCAAATGCGTGCTGTTCAAGGCGTTTGGTGATGTAGATGCGTTCCCGCTGTGTGTTAAGAGCAAAGATGTAGATGAGATTGTTAATACAATCTATATGATCTCAGGAAGCTTCGGCGGCGTTAACCTGGAAGACATTGCAGCTCCGAGATGTTTTGAGATCGAGAAAAAACTGAAAGAAAAATGTGATATTCCGATTTTCCATGATGATCAGCACGGTACTGCCGTCATCACACTTGCTGGCGTTAAAAATGCACTGAAACTGGTTGGCAAAAAGATCGATGAGATCAAGGTTGTTGTCAACGGTGCGGGTGCTGCTGCAATTTCCATCACAAAACTGCTGCTTTCCGCAGGGGTGAAACATGCGGTTCTGTGCGACAGAAAAGGTGCGATCTATGAAGGAAGAGCGGAAGGCATGAATCCGGTTAAAGAAGAGATGGCGAAAATCACAAATGCCGAGAAGAAAGCAGGCACGCTGGCGGAAATGCTGGTTGGTGCGGACCTGTTCATCGGTGTAAGTGCACCGGGCATGGTTACAACGGATATGGTTAAGACCATGAATAAAGATGCGATCATTTTTGCATGTGCAAACCCGACTCCGGAAATCTTCCCGGACGATGCAAAAGCAGGCGGTGCAAGAGTTATCGCGACAGGAAGAAGTGATTTCCCGAACCAGTGCAATAACGTACTCGCATTCCCGGGTATTTTCCGCGGAACATTCGACGTGCGCGCAAGAGATATCAATGACGAGATGAAGATTGCTGCAGCTGATGCGATCGCCGGACTGATCAGCGACGAAGAGCTGAATGAAGAATATATTCTTCCGGCACCGTTTGATCCGCGTGTTGGTAAAGCGGTAGCAGCAGCAGTAGCAGAAGCAGCTAGAAAATCTGGTGTAGCCAGGATATAG
- a CDS encoding transketolase encodes MDAELKKSLQKFATEIRIGTVESIKSRGFGHIGGALSVCDALSVLYGSQMTVDPKNPKMPERDKLVCSKGHAGPAIYATLALKGFYPYDEIKTLNQPGTNFPSHCDCKKTPGIDITTGSLGQGTSLADGIALADKLKGRDCRTFLIVGDGEINEGQCWEAFMFAAAKKLSNLVVLVDNNKKQLDGYVADVLPTGDLGAKMAAFGFETVTVNGNDVEALYDALENTKKGGDKPYAIVMDTVKGAGVKEIEETMGNHSMAVGADKFDEWLSELNEKLAAMA; translated from the coding sequence ATGGATGCTGAATTAAAGAAAAGCTTACAGAAGTTTGCAACCGAGATTCGTATCGGCACCGTTGAGTCCATTAAATCCCGTGGATTTGGTCATATCGGCGGAGCTTTGAGCGTATGTGACGCATTGTCTGTACTTTACGGATCACAGATGACTGTAGACCCGAAAAACCCGAAAATGCCGGAGAGAGACAAACTGGTTTGCTCTAAGGGACATGCAGGTCCGGCTATCTATGCAACACTGGCGTTAAAAGGATTTTATCCATATGATGAGATCAAAACGCTGAATCAGCCCGGAACAAATTTCCCAAGCCACTGCGACTGCAAGAAGACGCCTGGTATCGATATTACAACAGGTTCTCTCGGACAGGGCACTTCACTGGCTGACGGTATCGCACTTGCAGACAAATTAAAAGGCAGGGACTGCCGTACCTTCCTGATCGTTGGTGACGGTGAAATCAATGAAGGACAGTGCTGGGAAGCATTTATGTTTGCGGCAGCTAAAAAACTGTCTAATCTGGTTGTTCTGGTTGACAACAACAAGAAGCAGCTGGACGGCTATGTGGCAGACGTACTTCCGACAGGTGATCTGGGCGCCAAAATGGCTGCTTTCGGATTCGAGACTGTAACAGTCAACGGAAACGACGTTGAAGCTCTTTATGATGCACTGGAAAATACGAAAAAGGGCGGGGATAAACCGTACGCGATCGTTATGGACACTGTAAAAGGTGCAGGTGTAAAAGAGATCGAAGAGACTATGGGCAATCATAGTATGGCTGTAGGCGCTGATAAGTTTGACGAATGGTTAAGCGAGTTGAATGAAAAACTTGCTGCTATGGCATAA
- a CDS encoding transketolase family protein yields MKIVYNGEMESRAFKDILGKEIPALAEKDPDVIYLDADLMSCIGTAKWGAANPDRAINCGIAEGNMMGVAAGLASQGFKPIAHTFGPFASRRCFDQVFLSAGYTGNDITVIGTDAGICAAFNGGTHMPFEDMALYRAIPTATVIDIADANQLTSVLHQVNDIEGVKYIRCGRKMAAKVYGDGEEMPIGKGITLREGKDAVVFATGIMIHEAFMAAEELAKEGIEIAIVDMFTVKPLDKECALKYAKETGAVVTAENHNKIGGLFSAVTEALATEIEVPVEYVAVEDVYGEVGPQDYLRERFDLTSDHIVRKVKKAISRKAK; encoded by the coding sequence ATGAAGATAGTATATAATGGTGAAATGGAATCCCGCGCATTCAAGGATATTCTTGGAAAAGAGATTCCTGCATTAGCAGAAAAGGATCCTGACGTTATTTATCTGGATGCAGACCTTATGAGCTGTATCGGAACTGCAAAATGGGGCGCTGCCAATCCTGACAGAGCGATCAACTGCGGTATCGCAGAGGGCAACATGATGGGAGTCGCAGCTGGACTGGCTTCTCAGGGATTTAAACCGATTGCACACACATTCGGACCGTTTGCATCCCGCCGCTGCTTTGACCAGGTGTTCTTGTCTGCAGGATACACAGGAAATGATATCACTGTAATCGGAACTGATGCAGGTATCTGCGCAGCTTTCAACGGCGGAACACACATGCCGTTTGAAGATATGGCACTGTACCGTGCAATCCCGACAGCCACTGTTATCGATATCGCTGATGCAAATCAGCTGACTAGCGTTCTGCATCAGGTAAACGATATCGAGGGTGTAAAATATATCCGCTGCGGACGTAAAATGGCTGCAAAAGTTTACGGCGACGGCGAAGAGATGCCGATCGGCAAGGGTATTACTCTGCGCGAAGGCAAAGATGCCGTTGTATTTGCAACAGGCATTATGATCCACGAAGCATTCATGGCAGCTGAAGAGCTGGCAAAAGAAGGCATCGAGATCGCGATCGTAGATATGTTTACGGTAAAACCTCTTGACAAAGAGTGTGCACTGAAATATGCAAAAGAGACCGGTGCTGTCGTGACAGCAGAGAACCACAACAAAATCGGCGGTCTGTTCAGCGCGGTGACGGAAGCTCTGGCAACGGAAATCGAGGTTCCGGTTGAATATGTTGCTGTAGAAGATGTATATGGTGAAGTTGGTCCTCAGGATTACCTGAGAGAGAGATTTGATCTGACTTCTGATCATATCGTTAGAAAAGTGAAAAAAGCAATTTCTCGCAAAGCTAAATAA
- a CDS encoding methyltetrahydrofolate cobalamin methyltransferase: protein MIIIGEKINGSIPSMAKAIAARDEEWIKDIAKKEAEAGATFIDVCASVDEAVEVETLKWMIGLVESVTDLPIAVDSPSAKVLSEAYKCCSRPGIINSVSMEGDKIDELFPIVAANPGWEVVALLCDDTGIPRTAEKRLEVFGKIMEKAKEYNIDPSRIHIDPLIEMLCTSEDGIAMITEVISTIRAQYPTIHITAAVSNISFNLPARKLVNLGFTVLAMNAGLDSAILDPLNRDMMGLIYATEALLGLDDYCMEYIGAYREGLIGPVQKA from the coding sequence ATGATTATTATTGGTGAAAAGATCAATGGTTCCATTCCATCCATGGCGAAAGCAATCGCGGCACGTGATGAAGAATGGATCAAAGATATCGCAAAAAAAGAGGCAGAGGCAGGCGCAACATTTATCGATGTGTGTGCATCTGTTGACGAAGCAGTAGAAGTTGAGACGCTGAAGTGGATGATCGGTCTCGTGGAGAGCGTAACAGATCTTCCGATCGCAGTGGACAGCCCGAGTGCAAAAGTGCTGAGCGAAGCATATAAATGCTGCAGCAGACCTGGTATCATCAATTCCGTATCCATGGAAGGTGATAAAATTGATGAGCTGTTCCCGATCGTGGCAGCTAATCCGGGCTGGGAAGTAGTTGCACTGCTGTGTGATGACACCGGAATCCCGCGTACGGCTGAGAAGAGGCTGGAAGTATTCGGTAAGATTATGGAGAAGGCGAAAGAGTACAATATCGATCCGAGCAGGATCCATATTGATCCGCTGATCGAAATGCTTTGTACATCGGAAGATGGCATCGCAATGATCACAGAGGTGATCAGCACGATCCGTGCGCAGTATCCGACCATACATATCACAGCGGCAGTCAGCAACATCTCCTTTAACCTGCCGGCAAGAAAACTGGTGAACCTTGGATTTACCGTACTTGCGATGAACGCAGGACTCGACAGCGCGATCCTTGATCCGCTGAACAGGGATATGATGGGACTCATCTATGCGACAGAGGCGCTTCTGGGACTGGATGATTACTGCATGGAATACATCGGAGCTTACAGGGAAGGCCTGATCGGACCGGTACAGAAAGCATAA
- a CDS encoding corrinoid protein, with protein sequence MSPKIQEVADLVAKGKAKLVGPAVQAALDDGCDPTEILNGGMIDAMAVVGEKFKNNEIFVPEMLVAARAMKKGVEVLKPHLSAGSTGAMGKLIIATVAGDLHDIGKNLVAMMIESAGFEVIDLGVDVPIEKIIECYKANPDTKIVCLSALLTTTMPSMRDTVAALNESDFRSNIKIMVGGAPITQEFADEIGADGYSEDAASAATLAKELVK encoded by the coding sequence ATGTCACCAAAAATTCAGGAAGTTGCAGATTTAGTAGCAAAGGGAAAAGCAAAATTAGTTGGACCGGCTGTACAGGCAGCATTGGATGATGGATGTGATCCTACAGAGATCCTGAACGGCGGAATGATCGACGCAATGGCAGTTGTCGGAGAGAAATTCAAAAACAACGAGATCTTCGTACCGGAGATGCTGGTAGCAGCAAGAGCAATGAAAAAAGGTGTAGAAGTACTGAAACCACATCTTTCAGCAGGAAGCACAGGAGCAATGGGAAAACTGATCATCGCAACAGTAGCAGGCGACCTTCATGATATCGGAAAGAACCTGGTAGCGATGATGATCGAAAGTGCAGGATTCGAAGTGATCGACCTCGGAGTAGACGTTCCGATCGAGAAAATCATCGAGTGCTACAAAGCAAACCCGGATACAAAGATTGTATGCCTGTCCGCACTGCTGACAACAACAATGCCGTCCATGAGAGACACCGTAGCAGCGCTGAACGAATCAGACTTCAGAAGCAACATCAAGATCATGGTAGGCGGAGCACCTATCACACAGGAATTTGCTGATGAAATCGGAGCTGACGGATATTCAGAGGATGCAGCTTCAGCAGCTACTCTTGCAAAAGAATTGGTAAAATAA
- a CDS encoding AraC family transcriptional regulator, with the protein MDKFQINVPLQEFDEERWVMSERDGYMRFMTQDSSNISVTTWNHLGIGMHSHAFYEFALLTQGSCVHSYRGIDVPLIPGDVFLIAPHEFHGYATQMPIEIINCQFYGESLNDECSQMLEKVSGEQEILYDEFELKKRWNELLQNVSAYAEIACEGHEQNRQNSLNRQGVIHLESEERRDAEYLLQRMMREQRRKEQGFANVKSACLQMILVMLQRIQNRRFQKLTQHQDDRREQIYRAINYMEEHLAEKIDLTELAKKSYWSEGYFRSIFKDVTGLPPVEYLNRLRIVKSLEYMEKDHLMISEAAEKVGIYDPSYYSRLFKKVIGYSPRYFKRI; encoded by the coding sequence TTGGACAAGTTTCAGATAAATGTACCGCTACAGGAGTTTGATGAAGAGCGCTGGGTGATGTCAGAGCGCGATGGCTATATGAGATTTATGACACAAGATTCCAGCAATATTTCAGTAACAACCTGGAATCACCTGGGAATCGGCATGCACAGCCATGCATTTTACGAATTTGCGCTGCTGACACAGGGAAGCTGTGTGCACAGTTATCGGGGGATTGACGTGCCTCTGATTCCAGGAGATGTTTTCCTGATAGCGCCACATGAATTTCATGGATATGCAACTCAGATGCCGATTGAAATCATCAACTGTCAGTTTTATGGGGAAAGCTTGAATGACGAATGCAGTCAGATGCTGGAGAAGGTCAGCGGCGAACAGGAAATCCTGTATGATGAGTTTGAACTGAAAAAGCGTTGGAATGAACTGCTCCAAAATGTTTCCGCCTATGCCGAAATTGCATGTGAGGGACATGAGCAGAACCGTCAGAATAGTCTGAACAGACAGGGGGTCATACACCTTGAGTCGGAGGAACGGCGGGATGCAGAGTATCTCCTGCAAAGAATGATGCGTGAACAGAGAAGAAAGGAACAGGGATTTGCAAATGTGAAATCGGCTTGTCTTCAGATGATTCTGGTGATGCTTCAGCGAATTCAGAACAGACGTTTTCAGAAACTGACACAGCATCAGGATGACAGGCGGGAACAGATTTATCGGGCAATCAATTACATGGAAGAACATCTTGCTGAAAAGATCGACCTGACAGAACTGGCTAAAAAAAGCTATTGGAGTGAAGGATATTTCCGGTCTATATTTAAAGATGTGACAGGGCTGCCGCCTGTAGAATATCTTAACCGTCTCAGAATCGTAAAATCACTTGAGTACATGGAAAAGGATCATCTGATGATTTCGGAGGCGGCGGAAAAGGTAGGAATCTATGATCCAAGTTATTACAGCAGGCTGTTTAAAAAGGTGATAGGATATTCGCCACGTTATTTTAAAAGGATATGA